A genomic segment from Spinacia oleracea cultivar Varoflay chromosome 3, BTI_SOV_V1, whole genome shotgun sequence encodes:
- the LOC110791338 gene encoding cytochrome P450 71A1 codes for MQITNMSFPLFFLWFIIIVFSILVYKRLVLLSKCKAKLHLPPTPATLPIIGNLHQLGRLPHRSLQSLSNKYGDLMLLYFGNRATLIVSSPKVAEEIMKTREHLFLDRPKLRFIDTIFYQGNDVGFSSYGDNWRYMKSICVMELLSNKRVESFRSIREEEVARLIKEIKLSSNNIGSSSAFNLSEISSALFKGLICRTALGRKYDDRESGKEDIYGMFKELADVMGEVSVGDYIPFLAWIDTFTGLENRVANVHKQFDAFIEQIVQDHEIRFNNTDDDDDDDDKDAAHGNNNVQDFVDVLLKIQRENPQQLSRDNIKGVILDILGAGTDTSTTLLGWAMTELLRHPKKMKKLQEEVRDIVKTKTKTKTRVTESELANINYLKAVIKETLRLHPPVPLSGYRESSQHVKIDKYEIRAKTQVIVNAWAIQRDPRFWEDPENFHPERFLNNSIDFRGQHFQFIPFGAGRRGCPGVSLGIITIQLVLASLVYQFNWSLPNGETTLDTAERWGVSVRRRTPLILVATPYLN; via the exons ATGCAGATCACAAACATGTCATTCCCTCTCTTCTTCCTTTGGTTCATAATCATTGTTTTCTCAATCTTGGTTTACAAAAGGCTAGTATTACTATCCAAATGCAAAGCAAAGTTACATTTGCCACCTACTCCAGCAACTCTGCCGATAATCGGAAACCTCCATCAACTGGGTAGATTACCTCATCGTTCCCTACAATCCCTTTCTAACAAGTATGGCGACCTGATGTTGCTCTACTTCGGTAACAGGGCAACCTTGATCGTGTCCTCTCCGAAGGTAGCCGAGGAGATCATGAAGACCCGTGAACACCTCTTTCTCGATAGGCCTAAATTACGGTTCATAGATACAATATTTTACCAAGGAAATGACGTTGGATTCAGTTCATATGGTGATAATTGGAGGTATATGAAAAGCATATGTGTGATGGAGCTTTTGTCCAACAAAAGGGTTGAATCTTTTCGATCTATAAGAGAAGAAGAAGTAGCGCGACTGATTAAAGAGATCAAACTCAGCAGTAATAATATTGGTTCATCATCAGCTTTCAACTTAAGTGAGATTTCTTCCGCACTCTTTAAAGGTCTCATATGTAGGACGGCCTTAGGAAGGAAGTACGATGATCGTGAAAGTGGAAAGGAAGACATTTATGGGATGTTCAAGGAGCTTGCTGACGTTATGGGGGAGGTAAGTGTAGGAGATTACATCCCCTTTTTAGCTTGGATTGATACATTTACTGGTTTGGAAAACCGGGTggcaaatgtgcataaacagtTTGACGCTTTTATTGAACAAATTGTTCAAGATCATGAGATTCGTTTTAATAAtactgatgatgatgatgatgatgatgataaggATGCGGCTCATGGAAACAACAACGTCCAAGACTTTGTCGATGTTTTGCTCAAAATTCAGAGAGAAAACCCTCAACAGCTTTCAAGAGATAACATCAAAGGTGTTATTTTG GACATACTTGGTGCGGGCACAGACACGTCTACTACGTTATTGGGATGGGCAATGACAGAGTTGTTAAGGCATcctaaaaaaatgaaaaaactgCAAGAAGAGGTAAGGGACATTgtcaaaaccaaaaccaaaaccaaaacaagGGTAACAGAATCTGAATTAGCAAACATCAACTACTTAAAGGCAGTGATCAAGGAAACACTTAGGCTACATCCTCCGGTTCCGTTATCGGGATATCGAGAATCCTCCCAACATGTGAAAATCGATAAATACGAGATTCGTGCAAAGACTCAAGTAATTGTAAATGCGTGGGCAATACAACGCGATCCTAGATTTTGGGAAGACCCAGAGAATTTCCATCCAGAGCGATTCTTAAATAATTCTATTGATTTTAGGGGACAACATTTTCAATTCATTCCTTTTGGAGCCGGAAGAAGAGGTTGCCCTGGAGTGTCATTGGGTATTATTACTATTCAACTTGTGTTAGCAAGTCTTGTTTATCAATTCAATTGGTCTTTGCCCAATGGAGAGACGACTTTGGACACTGCTGAAAGATGGGGTGTATCTGTTCGACGACGAACCCCCCTTATACTCGTTGCTACTCCATATCTAAATTAA